The following are encoded together in the Methylomonas methanica MC09 genome:
- the zwf gene encoding glucose-6-phosphate dehydrogenase codes for MPDKQYDNPLTAGINIAHAPQPCTLVIFGGGGDLSRRKLLPAVFNQALDGELPANFAVLGFAIEKMDDVSYREFARKGIEQFSRQALDPTFWADFEPRLHYLEGSMDNPETYAQLKQRLDEIDANFGIPGNRVFYLAIPPTMIETCVRQLKAAGLVMPVDGHSPFSRIIVEKPIGRDLESARKVNATLSENFDEQQIYRIDHYLGKETVQNILAMRFGNAIFEPLWNSKHIDHVQITVAEEEGVGTRAGYYDKAGALRDMIQNHILQLLTLIAMEPPWIMDADVIRDHRQDILNCLRPITGENFEQSVVRAQYGPGFHHGEDVPGYRREVGVAQDSVTETYVALKLFIDNWRWAGVPFYIRTGKRMPKRASEIAIQFKSVPPILFNTNHDQPLEPNVLALSIQPNEGLSLRIATKLPGAKLKIFPVKMDFRYGSTFGEQSPEAYERLLLDVMAGDATLFMRRDAVESSWAWVDGIMNNWSSSRTRWIPEYAAGTWGPLEADRLIESDNRKWRML; via the coding sequence GTGCCCGATAAACAATACGACAACCCTTTGACGGCAGGCATCAACATCGCCCATGCGCCACAGCCCTGCACACTGGTCATTTTTGGGGGCGGCGGCGACTTATCTCGGCGCAAACTGCTGCCCGCGGTATTTAATCAGGCCCTGGACGGCGAATTGCCGGCTAATTTTGCGGTATTGGGCTTTGCCATAGAAAAAATGGACGATGTCAGCTACCGCGAATTCGCCCGCAAAGGTATCGAACAGTTTTCCAGACAAGCCCTGGATCCCACCTTTTGGGCCGATTTCGAGCCACGCCTGCATTATCTGGAAGGCAGCATGGATAATCCGGAAACCTATGCCCAGCTCAAACAGCGCCTGGATGAAATCGACGCCAACTTCGGCATTCCCGGCAACCGGGTGTTTTATCTGGCCATACCACCCACCATGATCGAAACCTGCGTCCGCCAGCTTAAAGCCGCCGGCCTGGTGATGCCGGTCGATGGCCACAGCCCTTTTTCCAGAATCATTGTCGAGAAACCGATCGGCCGCGACCTGGAAAGCGCGCGCAAAGTGAACGCCACCCTGTCCGAAAATTTCGACGAACAGCAAATCTACCGTATCGACCATTATCTGGGTAAGGAAACGGTGCAAAACATTCTGGCCATGCGCTTCGGCAACGCGATTTTCGAACCCTTGTGGAATTCCAAGCACATCGATCACGTACAGATTACGGTAGCGGAAGAAGAAGGCGTAGGTACGCGGGCCGGTTACTACGACAAGGCCGGCGCCTTGCGGGATATGATTCAAAACCACATTCTGCAATTGCTGACGCTGATTGCCATGGAGCCGCCCTGGATCATGGACGCGGACGTAATCCGCGACCATCGCCAGGATATTTTGAACTGCCTGCGCCCCATCACCGGCGAAAATTTCGAGCAGTCCGTGGTCCGGGCCCAATACGGCCCAGGCTTTCACCATGGCGAAGACGTGCCCGGTTACCGCCGTGAGGTCGGCGTGGCGCAAGACTCCGTAACCGAAACCTATGTCGCCCTGAAATTATTTATCGACAATTGGCGCTGGGCCGGCGTGCCCTTTTACATTCGTACCGGCAAACGCATGCCCAAACGGGCCAGCGAGATCGCCATCCAGTTCAAGAGCGTTCCGCCGATCTTATTCAACACCAACCATGACCAACCCTTGGAGCCGAATGTACTGGCTTTGAGCATACAACCGAACGAAGGCTTGTCTTTGCGGATTGCCACCAAACTGCCCGGCGCCAAGTTAAAAATCTTTCCGGTAAAAATGGATTTCCGCTACGGCTCGACATTCGGCGAACAATCGCCGGAAGCCTACGAGCGGCTGTTGCTGGACGTGATGGCCGGCGACGCCACTTTATTTATGCGCCGCGATGCGGTCGAATCGTCCTGGGCTTGGGTGGACGGCATCATGAACAATTGGAGCAGCAGCCGCACCCGCTGGATACCGGAGTACGCCGCCGGCACCTGGGGCCCCTTGGAAGCGGACCGGCTGATAGAATCGGACAACCGAAAATGGCGGATGTTATGA
- a CDS encoding glucose-6-phosphate dehydrogenase assembly protein OpcA: MSTITSTNNKMRNTQPKRVSIAGIDAALRGQWSEFHQDVAGGHTVMRACMSNLIIYCDTKDEAILIGKEIPIIVDIHPARVLLLIGNGQPKKGNTESNVSIYYTELNEGWQVCAERIDAIVTSEAVDRLPSIARSHLIGDLPITLWWASRLPPPDAGDIFFQLAELANQIIYDNMGWANPAKGVASMTRWVASQQDVKVVHNLAWRRVADWRKLISQVLDPQAAPDALNSLNLIEIEHGPHALAMTWMLVGWLASRLQWKAVDGKRLSDSELVWRFQHQQKEIKVIAKRRPAGDPLLYQLLFDWSRADRPGRICFERLDHDRIGIVEALSTIPPRVFSAQIPSRSNLISAQLAHRTREKIFEDALKASNAMSAVFQK, encoded by the coding sequence ATGAGCACCATTACCTCTACCAATAACAAAATGCGCAATACCCAACCCAAACGGGTCAGTATTGCCGGCATCGATGCCGCGCTGCGCGGCCAGTGGTCGGAATTTCATCAGGATGTAGCCGGCGGCCACACCGTGATGCGGGCTTGCATGTCCAATCTGATCATTTATTGCGACACCAAGGATGAAGCAATTCTGATCGGCAAGGAAATCCCGATAATTGTCGACATACATCCTGCCCGGGTACTCTTGCTGATCGGCAATGGCCAACCCAAAAAAGGCAACACCGAATCCAATGTCAGCATCTATTACACCGAACTTAACGAAGGCTGGCAGGTCTGCGCGGAAAGAATAGACGCCATCGTCACCAGCGAAGCCGTCGATCGCCTGCCGTCCATTGCCCGCTCCCATCTGATAGGCGATTTACCGATTACTTTGTGGTGGGCTTCCCGCCTGCCGCCGCCGGACGCCGGAGATATTTTTTTCCAGCTTGCTGAACTGGCCAATCAGATCATTTACGATAACATGGGTTGGGCCAATCCAGCCAAAGGGGTGGCGTCCATGACGCGCTGGGTGGCTTCTCAGCAGGATGTAAAAGTGGTGCATAACCTGGCTTGGCGTAGAGTTGCGGACTGGCGCAAACTGATCAGCCAAGTGCTGGATCCGCAAGCCGCGCCGGACGCTCTGAATTCATTAAATCTGATTGAAATAGAACACGGTCCGCATGCCCTGGCGATGACCTGGATGCTGGTCGGCTGGCTGGCCAGCCGCCTGCAGTGGAAAGCCGTCGACGGCAAGCGCTTATCGGATTCCGAATTGGTATGGCGTTTTCAACACCAGCAAAAGGAAATCAAGGTCATCGCCAAACGGCGGCCCGCGGGGGACCCTTTGCTATATCAACTGCTATTCGACTGGAGCCGGGCGGACCGGCCGGGCCGGATTTGTTTCGAGCGTTTGGACCATGACCGTATCGGTATTGTTGAAGCGCTTTCGACTATACCGCCGCGGGTATTTTCCGCGCAAATCCCCAGCCGTTCCAACTTGATCTCGGCGCAATTAGCCCATCGCACGCGCGAAAAGATTTTTGAAGACGCTTTGAAAGCGTCCAATGCCATGAGTGCGGTTTTTCAAAAATAG
- a CDS encoding IS3 family transposase (programmed frameshift) codes for MITPKKQYSDEFREQALAKVYKRGKRTIQDIADESNLSIHTLKNWMKSSTPTDTSNPNVGKRPQDWRPEERLLALHESHGLTDEALNAWCRQRGLFAHQLAQWKSDFCAVTRSRSDGDASQTLRALKVENQRLERELNRKDKALAEAAALLILQKKVPGAVGGRGRMTSLQQRQTLIESVAEATAAGARQDQACAVLGLSPRTLQRWQAGETPGEDRRPRRQYTPAHALTEAERNHILAVANSAEFADLPPSQIVPRLADQGIYLGSESTIYRLLKAAQQLKHRRSERPSQPRFKPKALSATEPNQLYSWDITYLAAAVKGQFYYLYLFLDIFSRQIVGWQVFEEESSQYASELLRDIVLREGLQPGQVILHSDNGSPMKGATMLATLQQLGVMPSLSRPAVSNDNPYSESLFKTLKYRPQYPLQPFADLSVAREWVADLVQWYNHEHRHSAIGFVTPAQRHAGLDEALLNQRKALYEDARRQNPRRWSQNTRNWNRIHTVHLNPDHAETQNNSPREVANPDKITA; via the exons ACAAACGTGGAAAACGAACCATTCAAGACATTGCCGACGAATCTAACCTCAGCATACATACCTTAAAAAACTGGATGAAAAGCAGCACACCCACCGATACGTCAAACCCAAACGTGGGCAAGCGCCCTCAAGATTGGCGCCCCGAAGAGCGTTTACTGGCCCTCCATGAAAGCCATGGCTTGACTGATGAGGCCCTAAACGCCTGGTGTCGGCAACGTGGGCTATTTGCGCATCAACTCGCGCAGTGGAAAAGCGATTTTTGTGCCGTCACCCGCTCCCGTTCAGACGGCGATGCCAGTCAAACCCTGCGCGCACTGAAAGTGGAGAATCAACGCCTGGAACGCGAACTCAACCGTAAGGACAAAGCCCTGGCTGAAGCCGCTGCCTTGCTGATCCTGCAAAAAAAGGTGC CGGGCGCTGTTGGCGGGCGAGGTCGAATGACATCCCTTCAGCAGCGCCAAACCCTGATCGAATCCGTCGCCGAAGCCACCGCAGCCGGTGCCCGCCAAGACCAAGCCTGTGCCGTGCTGGGCCTGAGCCCGCGCACCTTGCAGCGCTGGCAGGCCGGCGAAACCCCGGGCGAAGACCGGCGACCGAGGCGGCAATATACGCCGGCGCATGCGCTGACCGAGGCCGAGCGCAACCACATTCTGGCCGTGGCCAATTCCGCCGAATTTGCGGATTTACCCCCCAGTCAGATCGTTCCGCGCTTGGCGGATCAGGGGATTTATCTGGGCTCCGAATCGACGATCTATCGCCTACTGAAAGCCGCCCAGCAACTGAAACACCGCCGCAGTGAACGTCCCAGTCAGCCTCGCTTCAAACCCAAAGCATTGAGTGCGACCGAGCCCAATCAACTCTACAGCTGGGATATTACCTATCTTGCGGCCGCAGTCAAAGGCCAGTTCTACTACCTCTACTTGTTCCTCGATATTTTTAGTCGCCAGATCGTCGGCTGGCAGGTATTTGAGGAAGAAAGCAGCCAATACGCCAGCGAGTTGTTACGGGATATTGTTTTACGCGAAGGGCTACAACCTGGGCAAGTCATCCTGCATTCCGATAACGGCAGCCCCATGAAAGGCGCCACGATGCTGGCCACCCTGCAACAGCTTGGCGTCATGCCCTCGCTCAGCCGACCGGCGGTGAGTAATGACAATCCGTATTCGGAATCGCTGTTCAAAACCCTGAAATATCGTCCGCAATACCCGTTGCAACCGTTTGCCGACCTGTCCGTCGCTCGTGAATGGGTAGCCGACCTGGTGCAATGGTACAACCACGAACATCGGCATAGCGCCATTGGTTTTGTAACCCCAGCCCAACGTCATGCCGGATTGGACGAGGCACTATTGAATCAACGCAAAGCGCTCTATGAAGACGCCCGCCGCCAAAACCCACGGCGCTGGAGCCAAAACACCCGGAACTGGAACAGAATCCATACCGTGCATCTAAATCCGGATCATGCCGAAACCCAAAACAACTCGCCCCGGGAGGTCGCTAATCCAGACAAAATAACCGCATAG